A stretch of Bradyrhizobium sp. AZCC 2262 DNA encodes these proteins:
- a CDS encoding HAD family hydrolase yields MPDLIIFDCDGVLVDSEVLSCRCLSHALAGYGIKLDIDQALDLFLGRSVTAVFQHYEALGRSIPEQFAAELRAGVRAAFLSSLRPIEGVNAVLQDMQIPHCVASSSDIDRVSYSLSLTGLAPHFDARLYTSQMVERGKPAPDLFLYAAERMQVDPRRTLVIEDSVSGVKAGKAAGMMVWGFVGGSHYQSRDGKAILREAGADRVFGRMADFWRTDRQGD; encoded by the coding sequence GTGCCCGATCTCATCATTTTCGATTGCGACGGCGTGTTGGTCGATAGTGAGGTGCTGAGTTGCCGCTGCCTCTCGCATGCGCTTGCGGGATACGGCATCAAGCTCGACATCGATCAGGCGCTTGACCTGTTCCTTGGACGAAGCGTGACAGCGGTCTTCCAGCATTACGAGGCGTTGGGACGCTCGATCCCTGAGCAATTTGCGGCCGAGCTGAGAGCAGGGGTTCGAGCTGCGTTTCTCTCGTCGCTTCGCCCAATCGAAGGGGTGAACGCGGTACTGCAAGACATGCAGATCCCGCATTGCGTCGCCTCGTCCAGTGATATCGACCGGGTGTCCTACTCGCTCTCCTTGACCGGCCTCGCGCCGCATTTCGACGCGCGTCTCTATACCTCGCAAATGGTGGAACGCGGCAAGCCGGCACCCGACCTCTTTCTCTACGCAGCCGAAAGGATGCAGGTGGATCCACGTCGCACCCTCGTGATCGAGGACAGCGTTAGCGGCGTCAAGGCGGGCAAGGCGGCCGGCATGATGGTTTGGGGATTTGTCGGAGGCAGCCACTATCAATCGCGTGATGGCAAGGCCATTCTGCGCGAGGCGGGGGCTGATCGGGTGTTCGGACGAATGGCGGATTTCTGGCGAACGGACCGGCAAGGAGACTGA
- a CDS encoding sugar-binding transcriptional regulator, with translation MAASDNEKSRLDEAARAGWLYFIAGHTQDEIARMLKVSRASAQRLVSLCLAERLITFRLEHPITACMELAARLKDLFHLVYCEVVPTDPAAPLSAAGIAERAANILETTLRTEKPTIVALGTGRAVRAAVERVSPIDCPNHQIVSLVGNISADGSASFFDTVGRLADRTRARHYPMPLPFLMSSERERDQMLKIDPIARVRAVAAKADLRLVGVGQMDRQAQVHIDGFVSREELLEMMRLGAVGELIGWAFDEEGHLIKGGTNLRLTSIPPQVPAEALTIGAAVGRAKVSAIRAALKGRLLNGLITDEATAGAILKS, from the coding sequence ATGGCGGCATCCGACAACGAGAAGTCGCGTCTCGACGAAGCCGCGCGGGCAGGCTGGCTTTATTTCATTGCCGGTCACACCCAGGACGAAATCGCCAGGATGCTGAAGGTATCGCGTGCATCGGCCCAGCGCCTGGTTTCACTCTGTCTCGCCGAGCGCCTGATTACCTTCCGGCTGGAGCACCCGATAACGGCCTGTATGGAGCTGGCGGCGCGGCTGAAGGACTTGTTTCACCTCGTCTACTGCGAAGTGGTGCCAACCGACCCCGCCGCGCCGCTCTCGGCCGCCGGGATTGCCGAGCGGGCTGCGAACATCCTCGAAACGACGTTGCGTACCGAGAAGCCGACGATCGTGGCGCTGGGCACCGGGAGAGCGGTGCGGGCTGCCGTCGAGCGCGTGTCTCCGATCGACTGTCCGAACCACCAGATCGTGTCGCTGGTCGGAAACATTTCGGCCGACGGCTCTGCCAGCTTCTTCGACACCGTCGGTCGTCTCGCCGACCGGACCAGGGCGCGCCACTATCCGATGCCGCTGCCGTTTCTGATGTCGTCCGAGCGCGAGCGCGACCAGATGCTCAAGATAGATCCGATCGCCAGGGTGAGAGCGGTCGCCGCCAAGGCCGACCTGCGGCTTGTCGGGGTCGGGCAGATGGACCGGCAGGCGCAAGTCCACATTGACGGTTTCGTCTCGCGCGAAGAGCTGCTCGAGATGATGCGGTTGGGCGCCGTTGGCGAACTGATCGGCTGGGCATTTGACGAGGAGGGGCACCTCATCAAAGGCGGAACAAACCTTCGCCTCACCAGCATTCCACCGCAGGTACCTGCCGAGGCCCTGACCATCGGAGCGGCGGTCGGTCGTGCCAAGGTTTCGGCCATCAGGGCGGCGCTCAAGGGGCGGCTGCTGAACGGGCTGATC